The window AGCAGGACGAAGTAGACCGTATTCCAGAGCGCGTTCCAGAACAGCGGGTCGTTCATCATCCGGACGTAGTTCTCCAGGAAGATGAACTCCGACTGCGTGGGGTAGATGGCGTTCCAGTCGTAGAGGCTCATGTACAACCCCTTCAGCAGGGGGAACAGGAGGAAGACGGAGAACACCACCAGGTAGGGGAGCGCGAACAGGACGCCTTCGAGCGACTCCCGGTCTCGCATCGCGGCGGTGTTCTCCTTGACCGACTGGAGTCGGCCGGCGAGTCTGTTTGTGACGGACATCGTTCACTGATTCAGCGCATCGTTGACGCCCTGAGCCGCTTGCTGGATGCCCTTCTGGGGCGAAACCTGCTGGCTGTATATCTCCGCGAGGCTGTCCGAAAGCCGTTCCTGGTACGTGTCGATGTTCTCCGTCCGCGGGACGTACGCGAGTTGGTCGTTGTCGGCCATCTCGAAGAACGTCGAGAGGGTCTTGTTCCAGACGTCCGACTGCCGGAGTTCGTCGGATTCGAGGATGGACTGACTCGCCGGCAGGTGTCCCGCGTCGGTTCCCCAGACGTTGGTCTCCTGAGTGAGCCAGCGCGCGGCTTCGAGCGCCGCCTGCTGTTTTGCTTCGCTGCGGTCAGGATTCATCGGCAGCGCCAGCGAGTGGCTGTCGGCCCAAGTGTACTGCTGGTCGCCCTCGGGGTAGACGAACGGCTTGAACATGCCGAACTCGAAGTCCTGGTCGTTCGCGGGGCCGTAGAACCACGTCCCGTTGGCGACCATGGCGAGGTCGCCCGCGTAGAACGCCTTCTCCCAGCGGTTATCCGCCATCTCCGGGCGGTCCCACTCCCACTTTCCGGTAATGTTCGAGAAGTACTCCGCGACGGCGACGCCCGTCTCGTTGTTGAAGGCGGCCTGGCTCTTGTCGTCGGTGAGCAACTGACCGCCAGCCTGCCGGAGGAACGCGAGGTAGACGCGGAGCAGTTCGCCGGGACCGTACGGCGTCGGACTGAACGCCTGTTTGTCCGTCTCGCTGACGATGGCGTTGCAGGCGTCGGTGAACTCCTGTGCCGACGATGGCGGGCTCTCGGGGTCAAGTCCGGCCTCCTCGAAGATGGATTTGTTGTAGT of the Haloprofundus salilacus genome contains:
- a CDS encoding ABC transporter substrate-binding protein — protein: MPRESRAPSLVHRRNFLKTAGIAGTVGLAGCTDSLGGGGGNGSGNGSGGGGNGGETTIEYWTLFGGGDGDAMEKMVDQFNESHDNITINRQRLPWDQYYDKLYTALTGGNAPDLAVIHASQLAVYQDVLQPLGDLVSDDTSSAYVDSIWQQVQLGGDRLALPLDTHPIGIYYNKSIFEEAGLDPESPPSSAQEFTDACNAIVSETDKQAFSPTPYGPGELLRVYLAFLRQAGGQLLTDDKSQAAFNNETGVAVAEYFSNITGKWEWDRPEMADNRWEKAFYAGDLAMVANGTWFYGPANDQDFEFGMFKPFVYPEGDQQYTWADSHSLALPMNPDRSEAKQQAALEAARWLTQETNVWGTDAGHLPASQSILESDELRQSDVWNKTLSTFFEMADNDQLAYVPRTENIDTYQERLSDSLAEIYSQQVSPQKGIQQAAQGVNDALNQ